In one Niallia taxi genomic region, the following are encoded:
- the yfmF gene encoding EF-P 5-aminopentanol modification-associated protein YfmF has protein sequence MSVAEEKVTKYDGYNLHTVKTDKFKTNTIVVKWKAPIIEETATLRALLPYVLQNSSNKYPTTAALRSYLEELYGATFFIDLSKKGDYQVISFSLEIANEKFLSDPEPLLKKGVDFLAEILFHPNADGKTFAQKPVDDEKRALKQRIQSIYDDKMRYANFRLIEEMFKGEPYALGVNGEAEQVETITSEKLYEYYETARKEDQIDIFIVGDIEEDEIASYINEKLPFEQRTVTAGERAVHNQVKEKEVKEVQDVKQGKLHIGYRTNVLYGDEDYFALQVFNGIYGGFSHSKLFLNVREKESLAYYAASRIESHKGLLMVLSGIDQQNYEKAVSIIKEQLELMKQGDFTEDEIMQTKAVTHNQMLETLDTSRGMIEVFYHNAVSGVDVDMSHWLQSISKVTKEEIQNVAKKIELDTIYFLSGSEGNN, from the coding sequence ATGAGTGTTGCGGAAGAAAAAGTCACGAAGTATGACGGATATAATCTGCATACTGTCAAGACAGATAAATTTAAAACGAATACTATAGTAGTAAAGTGGAAGGCGCCTATCATAGAGGAAACAGCTACATTAAGGGCACTTTTGCCGTATGTTCTTCAAAACAGTTCAAATAAGTACCCAACTACGGCAGCACTTCGTTCGTATTTAGAAGAATTATATGGAGCGACATTTTTTATTGATTTATCGAAAAAAGGGGATTATCAAGTCATATCTTTCTCCTTGGAAATTGCTAATGAAAAATTTTTAAGTGATCCAGAACCACTCCTGAAAAAAGGGGTCGACTTTTTGGCGGAAATTCTTTTTCACCCAAATGCTGATGGTAAAACATTTGCACAAAAACCAGTGGATGATGAGAAAAGGGCATTAAAGCAAAGAATACAATCCATATATGATGATAAAATGAGATATGCAAATTTTCGCCTTATTGAGGAAATGTTCAAAGGAGAGCCTTATGCTTTAGGAGTAAACGGCGAGGCGGAGCAAGTCGAGACAATTACCTCAGAAAAGCTGTATGAATATTACGAAACAGCTCGCAAAGAGGATCAGATTGACATTTTTATTGTTGGAGATATAGAGGAGGATGAAATTGCTTCCTACATTAATGAAAAGCTGCCGTTTGAACAACGAACAGTTACCGCAGGAGAGAGAGCGGTACATAATCAAGTAAAGGAAAAGGAAGTAAAGGAAGTCCAAGATGTTAAACAAGGTAAGCTTCATATTGGATACAGAACAAATGTATTATACGGGGATGAGGATTATTTTGCTTTGCAGGTTTTCAATGGCATTTATGGCGGTTTTTCTCATTCGAAGCTGTTTTTGAATGTTAGGGAAAAAGAAAGTCTTGCCTATTATGCGGCAAGCCGTATTGAAAGCCATAAAGGATTATTAATGGTATTGTCCGGTATTGACCAGCAAAATTATGAAAAGGCAGTTTCCATTATTAAGGAGCAGCTTGAGCTTATGAAGCAAGGTGATTTTACAGAGGATGAAATCATGCAAACAAAGGCGGTTACACATAATCAAATGCTGGAAACTCTCGATACATCAAGAGGCATGATTGAGGTTTTCTATCATAATGCTGTTAGTGGAGTAGACGTAGATATGTCCCATTGGCTTCAATCAATTAGCAAGGTAACAAAAGAAGAAATACAAAATGTGGCCAAAAAAATCGAATTAGATACAATCTATTTCCTATCAGGATCGGAGGGGAATAACTAA
- a CDS encoding ABC transporter permease — translation MGLMDVLLIVIPSSLLWAAPLIFTALGGNFSERSGVVNIGLEGLMLMGAFSSIVFNLTFADSLGAWTPWVALLCAMVVGGLFSLLHAVASITFRADQTVSGVAINLLAAGLAMFLVKLIYDGKGQTATIQYSFKKVDIPVLKDIPVIGELFFQNTYWTSYLAIIVAIISWFVMFKTPFGLRLRAVGEHPMAADTMGINVTRMRYIGVILSGALGGIGGGVFAQSITNDFTHSTISGQGFMALAALIFGKWNPLGAMGAALFFGFAQSLSIVGSSLPFLENIPNVYLLIAPYVLTIIALTGFIGRADAPKASGVPYIKGSR, via the coding sequence GTGGGATTAATGGATGTATTATTAATTGTCATTCCTTCTTCGCTATTATGGGCTGCTCCGCTGATTTTTACTGCCCTTGGCGGTAACTTCTCAGAGCGTTCCGGTGTTGTTAATATCGGGCTAGAAGGTCTTATGTTGATGGGGGCATTCTCTTCCATCGTATTTAATTTAACATTCGCGGATAGTTTAGGAGCTTGGACACCATGGGTTGCACTATTATGTGCGATGGTTGTCGGCGGACTCTTTTCCTTACTTCATGCAGTTGCATCCATCACATTCCGTGCTGATCAGACTGTTTCTGGTGTTGCGATTAACTTGCTAGCAGCAGGTCTTGCGATGTTCCTTGTGAAGCTGATATATGATGGAAAAGGACAAACTGCAACGATTCAATATAGCTTCAAAAAAGTTGATATACCTGTGCTAAAAGACATTCCAGTCATTGGGGAACTGTTCTTCCAAAATACGTACTGGACATCTTATCTTGCGATTATTGTCGCAATTATATCTTGGTTTGTAATGTTTAAAACACCATTTGGTCTGCGTCTCCGTGCTGTTGGTGAGCATCCTATGGCTGCAGATACAATGGGTATTAATGTTACAAGAATGCGTTATATCGGTGTTATTCTGTCAGGTGCCTTAGGTGGTATCGGCGGTGGTGTTTTCGCCCAGTCTATTACAAATGATTTCACTCATTCAACAATCAGCGGACAAGGCTTCATGGCGCTTGCAGCATTGATTTTCGGAAAGTGGAATCCATTAGGTGCAATGGGTGCGGCACTGTTCTTCGGATTTGCCCAATCATTGAGCATTGTTGGAAGCAGTCTTCCATTCCTTGAGAATATCCCGAATGTGTACTTGCTGATTGCACCATATGTGTTGACAATCATTGCACTTACAGGCTTTATTGGCAGAGCAGACGCTCCGAAAGCTTCTGGTGTGCCTTATATTAAAGGAAGCAGATAA
- a CDS encoding ABC transporter permease gives MSNTIRKISIPVISVLLGVIVGTIIMLVTGYNPAAAYTALWNGAFGEVYFVGEVVRQITPLILAGLAVAFAFRTGLFNIGVEGQLIVGWLAAVWVGVAFDLPKIIHLPLAVLAGAAAGALWAFVPGFLKARFRVHEVIVSIMMNYIALHVSNYLIRNVLTDKADRTENIPASASLRSDFLSSITDYSRLHWGILIALACVLIMWLILEKTVKGYELKAVGFNQNASQYAGMNVNRNIVLSMVISGAFAGLAGTMEGLGTFEYVSNKAGFTGVGFDGIAVALLGANGPLGIVFAAALFGFLKVGALNMPLEAGVPNEMVDIIIALIVFFVAANYMIRIFLEKLSKNKSKKGEK, from the coding sequence ATGTCTAATACAATCAGAAAAATTAGTATACCTGTTATATCGGTATTGCTTGGCGTCATAGTTGGTACAATCATCATGCTCGTTACCGGCTATAATCCTGCTGCAGCATATACAGCGTTATGGAACGGTGCATTTGGTGAAGTATACTTTGTCGGTGAAGTAGTGCGTCAGATTACTCCGTTAATCCTTGCAGGACTCGCGGTAGCATTTGCTTTCCGCACTGGCTTGTTTAATATCGGGGTAGAGGGTCAATTAATTGTCGGCTGGCTTGCAGCAGTTTGGGTAGGTGTCGCATTTGATTTGCCGAAGATCATTCATTTGCCTTTAGCAGTACTTGCAGGAGCAGCAGCAGGTGCATTATGGGCATTTGTGCCAGGCTTTTTAAAAGCTCGCTTCCGTGTGCATGAAGTAATCGTCAGTATTATGATGAACTATATCGCATTACATGTATCTAACTACCTAATTCGTAATGTATTAACAGATAAAGCAGACCGCACGGAAAATATTCCAGCATCTGCGTCCCTTCGCTCAGATTTCTTGAGCAGCATTACAGATTATTCCCGTTTGCATTGGGGAATATTGATTGCCCTTGCGTGTGTACTTATCATGTGGCTCATCCTTGAGAAAACAGTTAAAGGTTATGAACTGAAAGCAGTTGGCTTTAACCAAAACGCATCACAATATGCAGGGATGAATGTTAATAGAAATATTGTTCTTTCCATGGTGATTTCTGGTGCGTTTGCAGGTCTTGCAGGTACAATGGAAGGCTTAGGAACATTTGAATATGTGAGTAATAAAGCTGGATTTACAGGGGTAGGTTTTGATGGAATCGCCGTAGCTCTTCTTGGTGCAAATGGACCTCTTGGGATTGTATTTGCAGCCGCTTTATTCGGCTTTTTGAAAGTCGGCGCGTTAAATATGCCTTTAGAAGCTGGTGTGCCAAATGAGATGGTTGATATTATCATCGCATTAATCGTATTCTTTGTTGCAGCTAACTATATGATTCGTATCTTCTTAGAGAAATTGAGCAAAAATAAAAGTAAAAAGGGGGAGAAGTAA
- a CDS encoding ABC transporter ATP-binding protein: MEYVIEMLNIRKEFPGIVANNNINLQLKKGEIHALLGENGAGKSTLMNVLFGLYQPERGEIKARGKVVNISNPNVANELGIGMVHQHFMLIDTFTVTENIILGKETVSKGKIDLKKAEKEVREISERYGLAVDPKAKISDISVGMQQRVEILKTLYRGAEILIFDEPTAVLTPQEITELIAIFKTLIKEGKSIILITHKLKEIMEVCDRVTVIRKGEGIGTYDVSGTNPTELANLMVGREVTFKTDKIASQPKETVLEISDLTVKDNRGVPVVNSLSLNVRAGEVVGIAGVDGNGQSELIEAITGLLKKDNGSIKLNGKELSVLTPRKITESGIGHIPQDRHKHGLVLDFPIGQNMVLQTYYKQPFSKAGFLNKREIDLKAKTLIEEYDVRTPGAHTPARALSGGNQQKAIIGREVDRNPDLLIAAQPTRGLDVGAIEFIHRRLIEQRDKGKAVLLISFELEEILNVSDRIAVIFEGNIIAEVDPKNTTEQELGLLMAGSKDKKVGVEKNV; this comes from the coding sequence ATGGAATACGTTATTGAGATGCTGAATATCCGAAAAGAATTCCCAGGAATTGTTGCCAATAACAATATAAACCTTCAACTGAAAAAGGGTGAAATTCATGCATTGTTAGGGGAAAACGGTGCAGGCAAATCAACATTGATGAACGTCTTATTCGGTCTTTACCAGCCGGAAAGAGGAGAAATCAAAGCAAGAGGGAAAGTCGTTAACATTTCCAACCCGAACGTCGCAAATGAATTGGGCATCGGGATGGTCCATCAGCATTTCATGTTGATTGACACATTTACTGTTACAGAAAACATTATTTTAGGAAAAGAAACGGTAAGTAAAGGGAAAATAGACTTAAAGAAGGCAGAAAAGGAAGTTAGAGAAATTAGTGAGAGATACGGCCTTGCTGTTGATCCAAAAGCAAAAATTTCTGATATTTCTGTCGGGATGCAGCAACGGGTAGAAATCCTGAAAACCTTGTACCGCGGTGCAGAAATTCTTATTTTCGATGAACCAACTGCCGTGCTTACTCCACAGGAAATTACGGAGCTGATTGCCATCTTTAAAACCTTAATTAAGGAAGGCAAATCCATCATTCTAATTACACACAAGCTAAAAGAAATCATGGAAGTTTGTGACCGTGTAACAGTTATCCGTAAGGGTGAAGGAATTGGTACATACGACGTAAGCGGAACAAATCCTACAGAACTGGCAAACTTAATGGTCGGCCGTGAAGTTACGTTTAAAACAGATAAAATAGCGTCACAGCCAAAAGAAACTGTTCTGGAAATTTCCGATTTAACTGTTAAGGACAATAGAGGAGTACCTGTAGTAAACTCACTTAGCTTGAACGTTCGTGCCGGTGAAGTTGTGGGAATTGCCGGAGTTGATGGAAATGGTCAGTCTGAGCTGATTGAAGCAATCACAGGATTGCTTAAAAAAGATAATGGCAGCATTAAGCTAAATGGGAAGGAACTCAGTGTGCTGACACCAAGGAAAATCACAGAAAGCGGCATTGGCCACATTCCGCAAGACCGACATAAGCACGGTTTAGTGCTTGATTTCCCAATTGGGCAAAACATGGTGCTGCAAACGTATTATAAGCAGCCATTCTCTAAAGCAGGCTTCCTTAACAAACGAGAAATTGACTTGAAGGCGAAAACACTGATTGAAGAGTATGACGTCAGAACACCTGGTGCACATACTCCGGCGAGAGCTTTATCAGGAGGAAATCAGCAAAAAGCGATTATCGGAAGAGAAGTGGACAGAAACCCGGATCTTTTAATCGCAGCACAACCAACTCGCGGACTCGATGTTGGGGCGATTGAATTTATTCACAGACGTCTTATTGAGCAAAGAGATAAAGGGAAAGCAGTATTGCTTATTTCCTTTGAATTAGAGGAAATCTTAAACGTGAGTGACCGAATTGCTGTTATTTTTGAAGGAAATATCATTGCAGAGGTTGACCCGAAAAATACAACAGAACAAGAATTAGGTCTATTAATGGCAGGATCGAAAGATAAAAAAGTGGGTGTGGAGAAGAATGTCTAA
- a CDS encoding BMP family lipoprotein, whose amino-acid sequence MKKRKFGLALSLVLAAGTVLGACGKSDDNKGSSGEDKSDSFSVAMVTDVGGVDDKSFNQSAWEGLQAFGKANGLDKGNGIDYLQSQSDSDYSTNLNSLVRQKYNLVYGIGFMMEGAVEEIAKQQTDAHFAIVDAVVDQPNVASITFKEQEAGFLAGVAAGKATKTNKIGFIGGVESEVITRFEAGFEAGVKEANPDASIDSQYAGAFDKPEVGKTIASKMYSSDVDVIFHASGGTGAGLFTEARELKEKDPSRAIWAIGVDSDQENEGVVGDHNVVLTSALKGVSAAVQDISTKAQEGNFPGGETSVYGLAEDGVGLAAINDEVENKADIEAAVKEWTDKIKNGEYTVPDTVQ is encoded by the coding sequence TTGAAAAAGCGTAAATTTGGTTTAGCGCTGTCCTTAGTACTTGCTGCTGGGACTGTTTTAGGGGCTTGTGGTAAAAGCGATGATAACAAAGGATCTTCTGGCGAAGACAAGAGCGATTCTTTCAGCGTAGCAATGGTAACAGATGTTGGCGGTGTTGATGACAAATCATTCAACCAGTCAGCATGGGAAGGCCTACAAGCTTTCGGTAAGGCAAATGGACTTGATAAAGGTAACGGTATCGACTATTTACAATCACAATCAGATTCTGATTATTCAACGAACTTGAACAGCTTAGTTCGTCAAAAGTATAACTTAGTGTATGGTATTGGTTTCATGATGGAAGGTGCAGTGGAGGAAATTGCAAAACAACAAACAGATGCTCATTTTGCAATTGTTGATGCTGTAGTTGATCAACCAAACGTAGCAAGCATTACATTTAAAGAACAAGAAGCAGGCTTCCTTGCTGGAGTTGCTGCTGGTAAAGCAACAAAAACTAACAAAATCGGATTCATCGGCGGGGTGGAAAGTGAAGTAATCACACGCTTTGAAGCTGGTTTTGAAGCTGGTGTGAAAGAAGCTAACCCTGACGCTTCAATTGATTCCCAATATGCTGGTGCATTTGATAAGCCAGAAGTTGGAAAAACAATTGCAAGTAAAATGTACTCTTCTGATGTGGACGTAATTTTCCACGCTTCAGGCGGAACTGGTGCTGGTCTTTTCACAGAAGCACGTGAATTGAAAGAAAAAGATCCTTCAAGAGCAATCTGGGCAATCGGTGTTGACTCTGACCAAGAAAATGAAGGTGTTGTCGGAGACCACAATGTTGTGTTGACTTCTGCACTTAAAGGAGTATCTGCTGCTGTACAAGATATCTCTACTAAAGCTCAAGAAGGAAACTTCCCAGGTGGAGAAACTTCTGTATACGGTCTTGCTGAAGACGGTGTAGGCTTGGCAGCTATCAATGATGAAGTAGAAAACAAAGCAGATATTGAAGCTGCTGTTAAAGAATGGACAGACAAAATTAAAAACGGTGAGTACACTGTTCCTGATACTGTACAATAA
- a CDS encoding GntR family transcriptional regulator: protein MLIKSDTRHLYLQVVDRLKRDIEKGIYKEKEKFPSEFELAKTLGVSRATLREALRTLEEENVIIRRHGVGTFVNSKPLFNSGIEQLYSVTHMIKQAGMNPGTIFLSSTTQGSTEEDARRFSCPQDEELVVIERVRTANGEPVVYCIDKLPQKIVPDKFSYENDSIFQFLESDAQKNITYAVAQIEPIGYHEKISPILQCEPETALLVLKQMHYDDKDEPILFSVNYFRADKFSFQVLRKRIYS, encoded by the coding sequence ATGCTAATTAAGTCAGATACAAGGCATTTATATTTGCAGGTTGTGGACAGACTGAAACGGGATATTGAGAAAGGGATTTATAAAGAAAAAGAAAAATTCCCTTCTGAATTTGAGCTTGCCAAAACTTTAGGTGTTAGCAGAGCCACGTTAAGAGAGGCACTGCGCACATTAGAAGAGGAAAATGTCATCATAAGACGTCATGGCGTCGGGACATTTGTCAACAGCAAGCCGCTTTTTAATTCAGGCATTGAACAGCTCTACAGTGTGACCCACATGATTAAGCAAGCTGGTATGAATCCAGGAACCATTTTTCTAAGCTCAACAACTCAGGGTTCAACTGAAGAAGATGCAAGGCGATTTTCCTGCCCGCAAGACGAGGAGCTAGTGGTAATCGAACGTGTTCGAACCGCTAATGGTGAACCGGTTGTATATTGCATAGACAAGCTTCCGCAGAAAATCGTGCCAGATAAATTTTCGTATGAAAATGACTCGATTTTTCAGTTTTTGGAATCGGATGCACAGAAGAATATTACATATGCTGTCGCGCAAATTGAGCCAATCGGATATCATGAGAAAATCTCTCCCATCTTACAATGCGAGCCAGAAACTGCTCTGCTGGTTCTAAAGCAGATGCATTATGATGATAAGGATGAGCCGATTCTGTTTTCAGTCAATTACTTTAGGGCCGATAAGTTTAGCTTTCAAGTGCTAAGAAAACGAATTTATTCGTGA
- a CDS encoding DNA translocase FtsK, with product MAKRKTRKTKKQQHLKKTIQFELAALILITLSFISILKLGAVGTTIVLFFRFFTGEWYILCLLGLIVYGGYLMWKREKPYLFHTKLNGIYLIVGAILLLSHVTLFNMLSSEGRFDNPSVIFNTWELFWLEVNGKSTGMDLGGGMVGAVLFAMFHFLFDTAGTQIVSFLAIITGVILLTGKTLSGAFRKMMLSVWNFIKRQWLAFLEDIREWKESAAAKREAKKADRQASRARSQSQRRQRTQEQEQQQEEEVQPLIVNPPIAHSEEPYAEPIISSFTANAYEDTQPQEEVSQAPVENDTEEEAIVPITFTEVENKDYKLPPIKLLKAPKKADQSGEYEQIHANAAKLERTFHSFGVKAKVTEVHLGPAVTKYEVHPSEGVKVSKIVNLSDDLALALAAKDIRIEAPIPGKSAIGIEVPNSEVAMVSLREVLETNKNDKPDSKLMIAFGRDITGNAVCAELNKMPHLLVAGATGSGKSVCINGIITSILMRAKPHEVKMMMIDPKMVELNVYNGIPHLLAPVVTNAKKASQALQKVVSEMERRYDLFSHTGTRNIEGYNDYVNRYNAEEDEKQPLLPYIVVIVDELADLMMVASNDVEDAITRLAQMARAAGIHLIIATQRPSVDVITGVIKANIPSRIAFAVSSQTDSRTILDMGGAEKLLGRGDMLFFPYGASKPVRVQGAFLSDEEVEEVVDFVIGQQKAQYQEEMIPDEITETTAKDVEDDLYGEAVDLIVEMQTASVSMLQRRFRIGYTRAARLIDEMEARGIVGPYEGSKPRTVLVPKASEEIN from the coding sequence ATGGCAAAAAGAAAAACCAGAAAAACGAAAAAACAGCAGCATCTCAAAAAGACGATTCAATTTGAGCTTGCTGCACTTATTTTAATCACATTAAGCTTTATCTCTATATTAAAGCTTGGCGCAGTTGGTACGACTATTGTGCTGTTCTTTCGTTTTTTTACAGGAGAATGGTATATTCTCTGTCTCCTTGGTCTGATTGTATACGGCGGCTATTTAATGTGGAAGAGGGAAAAGCCGTATTTATTTCATACTAAATTAAATGGAATCTACTTAATCGTTGGTGCGATTCTGCTTTTAAGTCATGTCACATTGTTTAATATGCTCTCAAGTGAAGGGCGATTCGACAATCCAAGTGTTATTTTCAATACTTGGGAGCTGTTTTGGCTTGAGGTGAACGGTAAATCTACTGGGATGGATTTAGGGGGAGGCATGGTTGGTGCAGTCCTGTTCGCAATGTTCCATTTCCTGTTTGATACTGCCGGAACACAGATTGTCAGTTTCTTAGCGATTATAACAGGTGTTATTTTGCTGACAGGTAAAACATTAAGCGGGGCTTTTCGCAAAATGATGCTATCCGTGTGGAATTTCATTAAACGACAGTGGCTTGCATTTTTAGAGGATATAAGAGAATGGAAGGAGTCTGCAGCAGCAAAGCGGGAAGCGAAAAAAGCGGACAGGCAAGCCTCAAGAGCAAGATCGCAGTCACAAAGAAGACAAAGAACGCAAGAACAAGAACAGCAGCAGGAAGAGGAGGTGCAGCCTTTAATCGTCAATCCTCCGATTGCGCACAGCGAGGAGCCGTATGCTGAGCCGATAATCTCATCGTTTACTGCAAATGCTTATGAAGATACACAACCACAGGAGGAAGTAAGCCAAGCGCCTGTGGAAAATGATACAGAGGAAGAAGCGATTGTACCGATTACCTTCACAGAGGTAGAGAACAAGGATTATAAGCTGCCTCCTATTAAACTATTGAAGGCGCCGAAAAAGGCTGACCAAAGCGGCGAATATGAACAGATACATGCGAATGCGGCGAAGCTTGAGCGAACCTTCCACAGCTTTGGTGTAAAGGCGAAGGTAACAGAGGTACATCTTGGACCAGCTGTTACTAAATATGAGGTTCACCCTAGTGAAGGTGTTAAGGTAAGTAAAATCGTCAATTTAAGTGATGATCTAGCATTAGCGCTTGCAGCAAAAGACATTCGTATTGAAGCACCAATTCCAGGGAAATCAGCGATTGGAATTGAAGTGCCAAATTCAGAAGTTGCTATGGTTTCATTGCGGGAAGTGCTCGAAACAAACAAAAATGATAAGCCAGACAGCAAGCTGATGATTGCATTCGGGCGAGATATTACGGGAAATGCTGTTTGTGCAGAGCTTAATAAAATGCCCCATCTTCTTGTTGCCGGTGCAACAGGAAGCGGGAAAAGTGTGTGTATTAACGGTATTATCACAAGCATCTTAATGAGGGCAAAGCCCCATGAAGTGAAAATGATGATGATTGATCCGAAGATGGTGGAGCTGAATGTTTATAATGGTATACCCCATCTTCTGGCTCCTGTTGTTACAAATGCGAAAAAAGCATCTCAGGCGCTGCAAAAGGTTGTTAGTGAGATGGAAAGAAGGTATGATCTTTTTTCTCATACAGGCACACGTAATATTGAAGGCTATAATGACTATGTGAACAGGTATAATGCCGAGGAAGACGAAAAGCAGCCATTATTGCCATACATCGTTGTAATTGTTGATGAGCTTGCTGATTTAATGATGGTTGCTTCAAATGACGTAGAGGATGCTATTACAAGGCTTGCGCAAATGGCACGTGCTGCGGGCATTCATTTAATTATTGCTACACAGCGTCCTTCTGTCGATGTCATCACAGGTGTCATTAAGGCGAATATTCCATCTAGGATTGCTTTTGCTGTGTCATCACAAACAGATTCTCGCACAATTCTCGACATGGGCGGTGCAGAAAAGCTTCTTGGGCGCGGTGATATGCTGTTCTTCCCATATGGTGCAAGCAAGCCAGTCCGTGTACAAGGTGCGTTCTTGTCAGATGAAGAGGTAGAAGAGGTTGTCGACTTTGTTATTGGTCAGCAGAAGGCACAATATCAGGAGGAAATGATTCCTGATGAAATCACCGAAACAACTGCTAAGGATGTGGAGGATGATTTGTACGGTGAGGCAGTTGATTTGATAGTGGAAATGCAGACGGCATCTGTCAGCATGCTGCAAAGGCGGTTTAGAATCGGCTATACAAGAGCAGCAAGACTTATCGATGAAATGGAAGCAAGAGGAATTGTCGGTCCATATGAGGGAAGTAAACCAAGGACTGTTCTTGTGCCAAAAGCATCAGAAGAAATAAATTAA
- a CDS encoding YlzJ-like family protein, which produces MIMYTMMPDELIFPIGQETFEKQQVIDYNGIPLLVAKNELHEFEVVRVLSTDPSHYLHAPVQPGAKIPLI; this is translated from the coding sequence ATGATAATGTATACAATGATGCCAGATGAATTAATTTTCCCCATTGGCCAAGAGACATTTGAAAAGCAACAGGTGATTGATTATAATGGTATTCCGCTACTTGTGGCAAAAAACGAATTGCATGAATTTGAAGTGGTCCGTGTCCTTTCAACAGATCCAAGTCATTACCTGCATGCGCCTGTTCAGCCAGGTGCAAAAATACCATTAATATAA
- a CDS encoding ClpP family protease, giving the protein MEKIQQLGQTNVPQLSQDSKIHCLTIVGQIEGHLQLPPQNKTTKYEHLIPQIVAIEQNPKIEGVLVILNTVGGDVEAGLAISEMLASLSKPTVSLVLGGGHSIGVPIAVSCDHSFIAETATMTIHPIRLTGLVIGVPQTFEYLDKMQERVVKFVTKHSKIEEEGFKDLMFAKGNLTRDIGTNVIGADAVTSGLIDSVGGVGEAMTKLNELIDLKKDKNEGLVQ; this is encoded by the coding sequence ATGGAAAAAATTCAGCAGCTGGGACAAACAAATGTGCCTCAGCTATCTCAGGATTCGAAAATACATTGTTTAACAATTGTCGGACAAATAGAGGGACACTTACAGCTCCCACCGCAAAATAAAACAACGAAATATGAGCATCTTATTCCGCAAATTGTTGCGATTGAGCAAAATCCAAAAATTGAAGGCGTATTAGTTATTTTAAATACGGTCGGTGGAGATGTGGAAGCAGGCTTAGCTATATCAGAAATGCTCGCTTCTCTGTCTAAACCGACTGTATCGTTAGTTTTAGGTGGAGGACATTCCATCGGTGTCCCAATTGCCGTATCGTGCGATCATTCCTTTATAGCTGAAACAGCGACGATGACAATCCATCCAATTCGGTTAACAGGGCTTGTAATCGGTGTTCCACAAACCTTTGAATACTTAGACAAAATGCAGGAAAGAGTCGTTAAGTTTGTGACAAAGCACAGCAAAATTGAAGAAGAGGGCTTTAAAGACTTAATGTTTGCAAAAGGCAACCTGACAAGAGATATTGGGACAAATGTAATTGGCGCTGATGCTGTAACATCTGGATTAATTGACAGTGTTGGCGGTGTTGGGGAAGCAATGACAAAGCTTAATGAACTTATTGATTTAAAAAAGGACAAGAATGAAGGTTTAGTGCAATGA
- a CDS encoding DUF3934 family protein — protein sequence MSKAKGKGGTGRGTGKKGWNRWQAGAKKAKNAKPYKSKGVKHNKDSGTEQE from the coding sequence ATGAGCAAAGCAAAGGGTAAGGGCGGTACTGGCAGAGGTACTGGTAAAAAAGGCTGGAATCGTTGGCAAGCAGGCGCGAAAAAAGCCAAAAATGCAAAACCTTATAAAAGCAAAGGTGTAAAACACAATAAAGACAGCGGTACTGAGCAAGAATAG